AAATATGATTGATGCAGCCAACAATGTGATCGATTTCGAGAAGCGTCCCTGGCTGTGGATCCCTCCCGGACTGGCCATCTTTTTGACGGTCATTGCCATCAATATTTTCGGCGACGGATTGCGCGACGTTCTCGATCCAAAACAGAATACAAGCAGGTGAACGGAAGATGAATCCATTAATCGAGGTCAACAACTTAAGTACCTATTTTGAATCGGGGGCAGGCACGGTAAAAGCGGTAGACGATATCACCTTTCGAATCCATGAAGGGGAGACGGTGTGCATCGTGGGCGAATCCGGATGCGGTAAGAGCATAACGGCGATGTCGATCATGGGGTTGGTCGAAGGACCTCACGGGAAAGTCGTAAGCGGTCAAATCCGGTTCGGGGATAAGGATCTTCTGAAGATCAGCAAAGAAGAGATGCGGCGCATCCGCGGCAACGACATCTCTATTATCTTTCAGGAACCGATGTCCTCCCTTAACCCGGTCATCACCATCGGCAGGCAAATCATGGAGCCGCTTATGCTCCATCAAAAACTGAACAAAAAACAAGCCTATGTCCGGGCACTGGAACTAATCGAGTTGGTAGGCATTCCCCGAGCTGAACAAATCGCAGCTTCTTATCCACATCAATTGTCAGGAGGAATGCTACAACGAATCATGATTGCCATGGCGATCTCGTGCGGGCCCAAGCTGCTTATTGCTGACGAACCGACGACCGCTCTGGACGTAACAATCCAGGCCCAGGTGCTGGAAACGCTCCGGCAAAGCAAGGAGCAATCCAATATGTCGATCATGCTGATCACCCACGACCTTGGTGTGGTGGCGGAAATGGCGGACTATGTCATCGTCATGTACGCCGGAAAAATCGTCGAGGAAGGGGACGTCGAGGAGCTTTTTGAGCGGCCGAAACATCCTTATACACGCGGACTGCTTAAATCCAAGCCGGTTATCGGTCAGCGGACGGAACAGTTATACTCGATTCCGGGACAAGTCCCAAGTCCGTTTGAGCTGTCCGAATCCTGCTATTTCCACGATCGCTGCGAAAAATGCATACCTATCTGCCGAACCCGGCAGCCACAGCTAAAGGAAGTAGAATCTGGTCATCGAGCAGCCTGTTGGTTGTATGAAGAGGAGGCGGAAGCATGAGTGAAGCATTGCTTGAGGTACGCCATTTAAAAAAATACTTTCCGATCACCGCGGGACTGCTAAACCGTACCGTCGGATACGTCAAAGCGGTCGACGATATCAGCTTGACGATACAATCGGGAGAAACGTTCGGACTTGTTGGCGAATCCGGCAGCGGAAAAAGCACTGTTGGGCGCACGATTTTGCGACTGCATGAGAAAACCAGCGGGGAAGTGCTCTTTAAGGGGATTCCCTTTCATGAGCTGCCCAAACCGGAAGTCCGTAAGCTAAGGCCCAAGATGCAGCTTATTTTCCAGGACCCTTACAGTTCGCTTAACCCTCGCATCCGTATTGGAGACGCGATAGGAGAATCTTTACTGGAGCACCGTTTTGCGCCGCAGGAAGAGATTCGCGACCGGGTACTCGATGTGCTGGAGGCGTGCGGTCTTTCCTCCTATCATTATAACCGGTTCCCTCACGAGTTCTCCGGAGGACAACGGCAGCGGATCGGCATCGCCCGGGCTTTGGTGCTCAACCCTGATTTTATTATCGCCGACGAGCCGGTTTCCGCGCTGGATGTCTCGATTCAGTCCCAGATTATTAATTTGTTCCAGAGGCTTCAGCATACCCGAGGATTGACCTATTTGTTTATTTCCCATGATTTAAGCGTTGTCGAGCATTTGTGTAATCGTATCGGAGTGATGTATCTCGGTTCTATGATGGAAATGGCTTCGCGGGACGAATTGTTTAGCCAGCCGCTTCATCCCTACACAAAAGCGCTGCTATCGGCAATACCTATTCCGGTACCGAGGCTGAAGCGGGAGAGAATTGTGCTCAAAGGCGATATTCCGAGTCCGGCGAATCCGCCTTCAGGATGTAAATTTCATACTCGTTGTCCATATGCCGTAGCACAGTGTAAGGAACAGGTGCCCGAATTCCGTAATATGGGCAACGATCATTATGTTGCCTGCCACCTGGTATAACAGGCCTAAAACTATATAGAATCGATTTTTAGAGATAGAAGGAGTGCAACTAGTTGTCTTATCAATTGGAAATATCGTTCAAGTCTTGTCAACGAGCCAAGTATATATGTGCGAATAACACAATGGGTCTTGCTGAATACGTTAGAAAATTGAATTTTTAAAAACCACCCCTGATCAGAAATGTGAAAGGCTTATAAAGCCGGGAAAACACCAATGGAAATCTTTCTTGAGGGCGGGTTTTGACAGTTCTGTTTAACTCACACAAGCCAAAAGAGAGCTTGAAACCTTGGCGGGCGTCAGCAGGCGGACTGTCTCAGACTAGCAGCGAATTTGGTTTCGCCTTGGGACTCGCTGTTTTAGGCAGTATAAGTACTGCCGTGTATAGAACTCGGATGACCGACTCAATTCCACAAGAAATACCGAATGGAGCATCTCTAATAGCACAGGACAACATCGCAGGAACAACAGAAGTTGCACAAGATATTCCAAATCAATTAGAAAAGGGAGCTCACACGCTGTACGCTGCGGAGCTCCCTTTTATCGGTTATAGCGAGAGTTTCTATGAGCAATCATAAAGCATGACGGACTTGCATACCCTTCGTACACTCAGTTGAACTGTTTTCGTGGTAACGCTTGTCAGGTTGGCAGGTTGAATCCTGTCCTGCTGACACAAGCTGTCCCTCGATTTACACGCAATTTTATTAGCTATTTCCAGCATAATCATATGACTTACGAATGTGTTCTTGCTTTGTTCCATCCGCCTTGGAAGATAGATCTGAAAGGTTTACAATTAGATGGTTATTTATATTTAATCTTTGTTGTCGTATTTTATTATTGGAATTGGGTAAAAAAACAAGCAGAGGAGTCGTTTAACATGACAGAAAAAGAAAAAATGTTAGCTGGCCTGGCATACAAGGCTTTTGGAGAGGAACTGCTGGGGGAAAGACAGCGCGCGAAGGAAATATTGTTTGATTATAATGCGTTGAGGCCAAGTGAAATTGAGAAACGGGACAATCTGTTAAAGCAATTACTGGGTCAAACGGGAACAAACTTTTTCATTGAGCCGCCATTCCGATGTGACTATGGATACAACATTTCAATTGGTGAACAATTTTATTCTAATTATAATTTCACAGTACTGGATTGCAACAGAGTCACGATCGGCGATCACGTCTTTATTGGCCCTAATGTAAGTATTTTTACAGCAGGACATGCTATTGACCCTGAAATGAGAGCCGCTGAAGTGGAGTTTGCGTATCCTATTCATATCGGGAACAGGGTTTGGATTGGTGGAGGAGCCATTATTAATCCGGGGGTCACGATCGGTGACAATAGTATCATTGGCTCCGGCAGTGTGGTCACTAAAGATATACCTGCCAATGTCATTGCAGCCGGGAATCCATGCCGGGTAATTCGAGCAATAACTGAAGAAGATAAAAGACAGTTTGAAAGTACATCGTTGAAGTGAGGCTGAAAAGAACTGTAGTAGAAAATAATTTCCCTACAGTTCTTTTCATATAAAAATTCACAACGCACTAAATTAGCTATTCAGAAATTACGTGCAAAGGATAGCTTCGGCATTACAGTTATACCAATACGAACTGTAAATATTATAAATAGTCTTAAGGACGTTTACGAGGAAAGAGTTCCTCTATACATTAAGTATAGTGATACAACTCTTGATTGCTCAAATAAGGATATAGAACATTGTGTTAGTGAAATTATAGAGAAAATACAAGATTGAATATTCCTCCGTCCAAGAGGAATAATATGTTAAGAATAAATTCAGAGATCATGGTAAAACTGCCTTGCAAGCAATAATTGTTACTGGGGACGGATTGTGGAGAAATCTGCTGAACCATCGAAGAAGTCAAGAAAATCGCAGATAAATATATGAGAAATTGACGCCAACAAAAACGGCTGCTTATCAAAAGCAGCCGTTTTTGTTGGATTTTGAATCGACATTCGATCTGTGGATATACCCATATAAAAGACACTAACATTGACGCACAAATGGATAGTGTGTATATTATATATACACGGTAGATACTCTATTGACGGCAGCGAGGTGATTCAACATGAAAATAATAATATCCAACGCATCGAGCGACCCAATTTACATACAGATCATGAACCAGATTAGGCAGAGTATCCTGAGCGGTGAATTGAATGCAGGAGAGAGCCTGCCTTCCATTAGACAGCTTGCCAAGGATCTGCAAGTTAGTGTTATTACGACTAAGCGTGCCTATGAAGAGTTAGAGAAAGAGGAGCTAATCGACTCTGTTGTAGGTAAAGGTTGTTTCGTATCCGGAGCAAACAAAGATTTTATTCGGGAGCAGCGAATGAAACGACTAGAGGAGAAAATGTTAGAAATCATTCGAGAAAGCAACGAATTAAGCATGAGTCAGCAAGATTTAATCAATCATCTGGCTTTATTATTCGAGGAGGAAGAGACACCATGAATGCGATTGAATTACGAAATTTAACCAAAGTTTTCCAGGAATTTACAGTCGATCATGTATCTTTGGATGTGAAACAAGGCTACATAACCGGACTTATAGGTCCGAATGGCGTTGGTAAAAGCACCTTGATTAAGATGATGCTCGGCATGATCCATCCCGACTCCGGGAGCATCAAAATACTAGGCTGTGATATGCCGAAACAAGAGATTGACATTAAACAGCGCATCGGTATTGTATCAGATGATTGCTTCTATTATGAGCATCTTACGATTCGCGACACGGGAAAGATGATCGCACCTTTTTATAAGAAATGGAACGATAAGAAGTTTAAAAGCTATCTTGAACAATTCGAGTTGTCTCCCAAGAAGAAGGTTAAAGATTTATCCAAGGGGATGAAAGTCAAGTTATCCCTTGCTGTTGCGTTATCGCATGAGGCTGAGCTCCTCATCATGGATGAGCCTACCTCTGGACTTGATCCAGTGTTTAGAAGGGAATTACTCGACCTGCTTGCGGATATGATGCAGGACGAGAGAAATTCAATTATTTTCTCGTCCCATATTACAACAGATTTAGATCGTATTGCTGACTACATAGCTTTCATAAATCGTGGAAAGCTCATTTTCAATGAGGCGAAAGATGAAGTGCTGGAGAGATACGCCATTGTAAAAGGTGACTCACAACTACTCGATTCAGATATTCGAAACAAATTTGTCGGGATTCGTGAGACTGCTGTTGGTTTTGAGGGCTTAATAGACAATAAGCAGGAGGTCGAACAGTTGTTTGGAAATTATGCCGTGTTCGAAAAACCCTCCTTAGAAGAAATCATATATTTCACCACCAAGGGAGGCCGCACTTATGCTTAACTTACTCCGTAAAGACTTCATCGCTTTGAAGAGCTCACTTGGAATGCTTATCTTATGTCTGGCTTTATTCAGTATTTTTTTTATACCAAAACATGATATGTCTATTTTTACTGTGGGTTTCACTGTAGCTCTCGCCGCAGTTAATATGAGTACGATGATAGATGTCAGAAATAATAACCATAATTTTCTAATTACACTGCCGATTAGCCGAAAGCATATTGTTCTTGCCAAATACATAACAGCCATTATTGGTTCGCTTTTTGGAGTCCTTGCTTCCTATGGGATTCACTTGCTCGTTAAACTAGCATTCCCACAGCTTAACAAACCAGACTTTTCGATCACGGGTCTGCTAGTTCCAATAGGAATGATACTTGTTCTTATTTCTATTTATTTGCCGCTTTTTTATACACTTAGTAAAAAAGGAGCTGAAATTATCAATGTTGTGTTTTTGATAAGCCTGATTGTTCTGATGAATCCTGGAGCTATGTTGATGATGATGAGCGAGGAAAGCTTTATCAGTGGTCAAATTTTATTTCTTATTTCAATCGGGATTTTACTGTTACTCATAGCTTCCTATTACTTAACTGTATATCTGTTTACTAGAAAGGACTTGTAGGAGGGCTATTCAAATGACAGACACACAAAAAAAACAAATAAAAAGTTGGATGATTACCCTTGGCGCTTTTCTCCTTATGCATATATACTTTATCGCCGTTGATGGCACATCATGGGTACCGAAGATGAATGATTCGGGCAATTTAGGAAACAGGTTTTTTCAATGGATTTTGCAAGGGGATCTTTTCACGGAATGGATTACTCCTTATAGCTACCCATTTTTTAACTTGGTCACCGTGATTAGCACCGTTGCTGTACTTATAGCAGCAGTATCATACATCTTTTCTAGCATTTTTTCCAAAAATTAAGCGAGAAATCAAAAAAATCGTCATGGAGAGATTAATATATGAAGTGGATACTTTTGGTACTCGTCGGATGGTCAACATTAGTCGTGGGTCTGTTCCTAGGTGCTCTTTCCGGTGATATTGCTGAACAGTTGTTCGGCTTATCAAGAAATTCTCAATCATTCGTTAAGGGTTTAGTAATGAGTGGGCTGGTTGTTCCGGTTATTTTGTATTTGTATCCGCACGTCTATAAGCTAACTGGTGTTAAACCTAAAACACCAGTATATTCCTGGAAAAGACTTCATCACTTTATTACTGGGGTTCTCTTGGCAATTGCACTGGCTTCATTAGGTTTCATAATAGCTAGTTCTCAAGGGTGGATCGTCATTGAACAATGGCATAATCCCGATCAGTGGCTTGCTGCGCTGCTTATCAATGTTATCATTGCTTTTCTATATGAAGCTTTACCAGAGGAATTAGGATTGCGAGGCATGCTGTATGATGTCTTGCGTCATCGATTCGCGGCTTGGCTAGCTGTATTATTTCAAATTATTTTATTTATACTTGTCCCTATTACAGTTACCCAGCTTCAAGTGCTCTTTGGTCTTGCTCCCGGAAACATCATTAACTTGCCTTATATCATATTAATTCTAACCTTTGGAATATGTTTGCAGCTGCTCCGTCTATGGACCGGGAGTCTCTGGGCGTCGATTGGTTTTCACATCGCATACTTAGAAATCTCGAGGTTTGTCATATTTGAACATGGATATGGAGGACAGATCATAACCTACTACGAACCAGTGCCCGGATTCGGCGGGTTATTCACAATCTGTATGATTATTATTGGGGGTATCATTGTATCACTCGTTATACTAGGTGTGAAGCGTTTTATACGGAAAAGTGAAGGGCGACATAAAACTGCTCGATTCAGCTAACTTTGTCGGGATTCGCGGGAGGCCGCACAGTTGTATGGTCAAAGTGATAACTAAAAAGGAGAACTAGTCAAATGATAGATACACAAAAAAAGGGTCGTCCTCGAATAAAAGGTTGGATGATGACCCTTGCTGGGTTGCTTCTTATGCAATTATTCTTTATCGTCTGTGATATGTATTTCTGGTCACCGTACAGAGAATTCAAACCCGGAACATTAATTGGTAAAATTATTAATTCGAAGTTATTTACAGAATGGTTCACTCCATATAACACACCTGAATTTAATGTATTTACGGGATTTTTTGGGGTTACATTACTCCCATCTGCTCTCATAGATGCAATAAAAGACATCTTTTCTAGAAAATGAATCCATTTTTGAAGAGGAACGAGCTATTATAATGATAAACTAAATGCCAGGTGAATTATGGATGAAAACTTATTTGTGGAATTGCGACATAAAATTGTCCGATGAACAATTACGGATAGACTCAAAGTGGAAAAAAATTAAATAAGAAAAAGGCTCTAGTTGATTCGTCTCATTGTGAGACAGGGATCAAATCGCCCCCAGTTCCTCCACAAGGCCGGACAAGAGGAGTCACGAGCTTCAATGCATAAAATGCTGCGTAGATCGCGGCTTTTTTTGTTTTAACGATATAAGTTCTAGTCGATCATTCATCAAATGTCAGAGGACAAGAACTTGCATCCTTAGCCGATTAGATGATTGTCTAATGTTATTCAACACCGGCAGCCTATTATACTAACGGTTTTCTCCAAAACCAACCTTATTTCCTCATGTATGTAAAAGTCATAAAATATATATGCTATTATGATAAGCTACTATAACTTAAAATTATACTTGTAATATATGAGCAAAATCAGTTCAATACTTAAATAAAAGATATATCGTTTTTCAGTTAAAAGAAATGAGGACATCGTATGCGTTACCTTTACGAATTTATCGAGCATCAGGATGATATGCCATTCAAGCTGTTTGTCAACAGCGTTAAGCATATTCAATTTCACTGGCATAAAGAGGTGGAAATTCTCTACGTTCTCCAAGGATCTGTTATCATGTACCTTGACCAGAAGCAGTATACTCTGAATCAGGACGATGTCATTGTGGTGAACAGCATGTCGGTCCATAAATTTGAGGGGAGTAGCCATGACAATATATTATTAACACTTCAGTTTGGTCCGGAGTGGCTGTACAATAACGTTTTCATTTCCTGTAATTCAACGACTGAGGCTGAACCGAACGGCTTCCGATTTGACACCATCAAGCACGATCTTGCAAAGATGGTATGGGAGATGAACAAGAAAACACCAGGTTATCGAAGCTACACGCTGGGGAGGCTTCAAACGTTATGCGGACATTTACTGCGATATTTTTCGGAGGGAATAAACTCGGAAGCTGAAGAAGGCAGCAAGAGCTATGACTATAAAAGGCTGAATCGGGTTCTTACCTATATCGATCAAAACTACAAAGAGAAGATTACGCTGCAGACGATGGCGGAACAAGAGCACTTAAGCTTGCATTATTTTTCTCACTTTTTCACGGATAAAATCGGTATTCCTTTCCAAAAATATTTAACGCTGATCCGTTTGGAGAAGGCTCAGTCGGAGCTCTCGGGAAGTGAAAAGAGCATCACTGAAATTGCGATGGATTGCGGTTTTGCTAACGTAAAGTTATTCAATAAGTATTTCAAGGAAAAGTACGGCTGTACACCAAGCTCGTATCGAGAAGCCACTATGGCACCTAATCAGGATAAGCCTAATCGGAAGCCGCTCACTTACGACGAGTCCTCAAGTGGAGACTATTATGAGTTAGATACGATCAATGCGATGGGGTCGTTATATCGTTACCTGGATCTGAAAACAAATCAAGATCAGGAGGCAGTCAACCCTTTAACACCTATTGTTACGGACCACGAGCAGATACGGATTCAGACAGGCATGTCGTCAAGAGGGTACGATAAGCACTGGAATATTACCACAACCGCAGGCAGGGCAGTTGAAGGACTGCGTGATGACTGGCGTCGTCAGCTTTCTGAACTTGTAGGACGAATCCCATTTAAATATATTCGTTTCCACGGCATCTTTAATGATGAGATGATGGTATATAACGAAGAGGATGACGGCACCCCAGTCTATAACTGGGCTTATGTTGACAAGCTTTATGACTTTCTTCTTGGGCTGGGGATCAGGCCATTTGTGGAGCTCGGTTTTATGCCGACCCTGCTCAGCCGTTCCAACGAAACCGTATTCTGGTGGAAAGGGAATATTTCCCCTCCAGCCGATAAGGAAAAATGGAAGGCGCTTGTTCGTGAGTTCGTTCGGCATTGCATAAATCGGTACGGGGTTGAGGAAGTAAAGCAATGGTACTTCGAAGTGTGGAACGAGCCGGACTTATCTGGAGTTTGCTGGGCAGGGAGAAAAGAGGAGTACTTTTCTTTTTATGAATCTACAGTCCGAGTGATCAAGTCAATTCTTCCAGAACTAAAAGTAGGAGGCCCTGCTTTAGGTTATGGTTCACTTTGGAACGACACATGGGCTGAAGAGTTTATGGAATACTGCCGGAAGCATCAAGTACCGCTAGATTTCTTTTCCTTTCATATATATTCGGAATATCCTCAGCTTAAAGCTGAGAATCATATTTTAACGAAGATGATGCCGCCTTCTTTTTATAAAGAAAGCATACATCGGCTGCAGCAAAAAATGGAGCTCACCTCTTTCCGTGATTTGGAGCTGCATATTACCGAATGGAACTTTTCGCTCTATGACCGGCATCTGCTGCACGATACCATGTTCATGGCTCCATTCGTCATTTATCATGCGATGAATACGCTGGGAGACGTGAAGGCAATGGCTTTTTGGTGCTTTACTGATGTGTTTGAGGAAAGTATTGTTCCTTCCTCTCCGTTTTATGGAGGTTTTGGTTTGATGAATAGAGATGGACTTAAGAAGCCGAGCTATTACGCTTTTGAGTTTCTTCAGAGACTGGGTGAAGAGTTAATCGTTAAAGGGGACGGTTATGTAGGCACTCAAAAAAGTGACGGGAGCATGCAACTTCTGCTGTATCATTACGTCCATGTGGATCATCTGTTTTCAAGCGGAGACTGGTCGGAGTTGTCCAATCTTAACCGTTACGAAGTGTTCGAAGAGAAAGGCAACAAAGTTTTTCAAATAAACATTTCTCATCTTTCAGGAACCTATAAATGCACAAGTTATCAATTGGATCGAGATCATGGCTCCGTTTTTGACGAGTGGGTTCGCATGGGGGCTCCGGTATTTTTGACGGAGGAGGAGCTTGCGTATCTTCACGGAAGAAGCGGCCCGGTTATCCGGACAGAGATATTACAGGATAAAAGCTGGCAGAAAGAAATTAATCTTCCTCCACATGGTATATTATTACTCACATTGGAGAAACAATTTTAAAGACAATT
Above is a window of Paenibacillus uliginis N3/975 DNA encoding:
- a CDS encoding ABC transporter ATP-binding protein, with the protein product MNPLIEVNNLSTYFESGAGTVKAVDDITFRIHEGETVCIVGESGCGKSITAMSIMGLVEGPHGKVVSGQIRFGDKDLLKISKEEMRRIRGNDISIIFQEPMSSLNPVITIGRQIMEPLMLHQKLNKKQAYVRALELIELVGIPRAEQIAASYPHQLSGGMLQRIMIAMAISCGPKLLIADEPTTALDVTIQAQVLETLRQSKEQSNMSIMLITHDLGVVAEMADYVIVMYAGKIVEEGDVEELFERPKHPYTRGLLKSKPVIGQRTEQLYSIPGQVPSPFELSESCYFHDRCEKCIPICRTRQPQLKEVESGHRAACWLYEEEAEA
- a CDS encoding ABC transporter ATP-binding protein, whose product is MSEALLEVRHLKKYFPITAGLLNRTVGYVKAVDDISLTIQSGETFGLVGESGSGKSTVGRTILRLHEKTSGEVLFKGIPFHELPKPEVRKLRPKMQLIFQDPYSSLNPRIRIGDAIGESLLEHRFAPQEEIRDRVLDVLEACGLSSYHYNRFPHEFSGGQRQRIGIARALVLNPDFIIADEPVSALDVSIQSQIINLFQRLQHTRGLTYLFISHDLSVVEHLCNRIGVMYLGSMMEMASRDELFSQPLHPYTKALLSAIPIPVPRLKRERIVLKGDIPSPANPPSGCKFHTRCPYAVAQCKEQVPEFRNMGNDHYVACHLV
- a CDS encoding sugar O-acetyltransferase, which codes for MTEKEKMLAGLAYKAFGEELLGERQRAKEILFDYNALRPSEIEKRDNLLKQLLGQTGTNFFIEPPFRCDYGYNISIGEQFYSNYNFTVLDCNRVTIGDHVFIGPNVSIFTAGHAIDPEMRAAEVEFAYPIHIGNRVWIGGGAIINPGVTIGDNSIIGSGSVVTKDIPANVIAAGNPCRVIRAITEEDKRQFESTSLK
- a CDS encoding GntR family transcriptional regulator encodes the protein MKIIISNASSDPIYIQIMNQIRQSILSGELNAGESLPSIRQLAKDLQVSVITTKRAYEELEKEELIDSVVGKGCFVSGANKDFIREQRMKRLEEKMLEIIRESNELSMSQQDLINHLALLFEEEETP
- a CDS encoding ABC transporter ATP-binding protein, producing the protein MNAIELRNLTKVFQEFTVDHVSLDVKQGYITGLIGPNGVGKSTLIKMMLGMIHPDSGSIKILGCDMPKQEIDIKQRIGIVSDDCFYYEHLTIRDTGKMIAPFYKKWNDKKFKSYLEQFELSPKKKVKDLSKGMKVKLSLAVALSHEAELLIMDEPTSGLDPVFRRELLDLLADMMQDERNSIIFSSHITTDLDRIADYIAFINRGKLIFNEAKDEVLERYAIVKGDSQLLDSDIRNKFVGIRETAVGFEGLIDNKQEVEQLFGNYAVFEKPSLEEIIYFTTKGGRTYA
- a CDS encoding ABC-2 transporter permease — its product is MLNLLRKDFIALKSSLGMLILCLALFSIFFIPKHDMSIFTVGFTVALAAVNMSTMIDVRNNNHNFLITLPISRKHIVLAKYITAIIGSLFGVLASYGIHLLVKLAFPQLNKPDFSITGLLVPIGMILVLISIYLPLFYTLSKKGAEIINVVFLISLIVLMNPGAMLMMMSEESFISGQILFLISIGILLLLIASYYLTVYLFTRKDL
- a CDS encoding YfzA family protein, translated to MTDTQKKQIKSWMITLGAFLLMHIYFIAVDGTSWVPKMNDSGNLGNRFFQWILQGDLFTEWITPYSYPFFNLVTVISTVAVLIAAVSYIFSSIFSKN
- a CDS encoding CPBP family intramembrane glutamic endopeptidase produces the protein MKWILLVLVGWSTLVVGLFLGALSGDIAEQLFGLSRNSQSFVKGLVMSGLVVPVILYLYPHVYKLTGVKPKTPVYSWKRLHHFITGVLLAIALASLGFIIASSQGWIVIEQWHNPDQWLAALLINVIIAFLYEALPEELGLRGMLYDVLRHRFAAWLAVLFQIILFILVPITVTQLQVLFGLAPGNIINLPYIILILTFGICLQLLRLWTGSLWASIGFHIAYLEISRFVIFEHGYGGQIITYYEPVPGFGGLFTICMIIIGGIIVSLVILGVKRFIRKSEGRHKTARFS
- a CDS encoding YfzA family protein yields the protein MIDTQKKGRPRIKGWMMTLAGLLLMQLFFIVCDMYFWSPYREFKPGTLIGKIINSKLFTEWFTPYNTPEFNVFTGFFGVTLLPSALIDAIKDIFSRK
- a CDS encoding GH39 family glycosyl hydrolase, whose translation is MRYLYEFIEHQDDMPFKLFVNSVKHIQFHWHKEVEILYVLQGSVIMYLDQKQYTLNQDDVIVVNSMSVHKFEGSSHDNILLTLQFGPEWLYNNVFISCNSTTEAEPNGFRFDTIKHDLAKMVWEMNKKTPGYRSYTLGRLQTLCGHLLRYFSEGINSEAEEGSKSYDYKRLNRVLTYIDQNYKEKITLQTMAEQEHLSLHYFSHFFTDKIGIPFQKYLTLIRLEKAQSELSGSEKSITEIAMDCGFANVKLFNKYFKEKYGCTPSSYREATMAPNQDKPNRKPLTYDESSSGDYYELDTINAMGSLYRYLDLKTNQDQEAVNPLTPIVTDHEQIRIQTGMSSRGYDKHWNITTTAGRAVEGLRDDWRRQLSELVGRIPFKYIRFHGIFNDEMMVYNEEDDGTPVYNWAYVDKLYDFLLGLGIRPFVELGFMPTLLSRSNETVFWWKGNISPPADKEKWKALVREFVRHCINRYGVEEVKQWYFEVWNEPDLSGVCWAGRKEEYFSFYESTVRVIKSILPELKVGGPALGYGSLWNDTWAEEFMEYCRKHQVPLDFFSFHIYSEYPQLKAENHILTKMMPPSFYKESIHRLQQKMELTSFRDLELHITEWNFSLYDRHLLHDTMFMAPFVIYHAMNTLGDVKAMAFWCFTDVFEESIVPSSPFYGGFGLMNRDGLKKPSYYAFEFLQRLGEELIVKGDGYVGTQKSDGSMQLLLYHYVHVDHLFSSGDWSELSNLNRYEVFEEKGNKVFQINISHLSGTYKCTSYQLDRDHGSVFDEWVRMGAPVFLTEEELAYLHGRSGPVIRTEILQDKSWQKEINLPPHGILLLTLEKQF